A window of the Candidatus Cloacimonadota bacterium genome harbors these coding sequences:
- a CDS encoding flagellar motor protein MotB — MAEEENEVKCEEGSPAWMTTYGDMMTLLLTFFVLIVSFSSIQTSMFHKAMGSLQGAFGITKPETSVPSYLPRPAAELRERHKLLLTVQQMEKALESGKIPTSAVVMKYDLSGIFMDINDSLLFAKKNALLTSQAEKLLLSLSDILSSKSNINIDVRGFTDDTPIHTPEFSSNWALSTARAVAVVEFLQKYGNIAPTRLSATGYGEYRPLVPNDNPENRAKNRRVQLYLKLRI; from the coding sequence ATGGCTGAAGAAGAAAACGAAGTTAAATGTGAAGAAGGATCACCGGCTTGGATGACAACCTACGGTGATATGATGACTTTGCTACTCACCTTCTTTGTGCTTATTGTATCCTTTTCATCAATCCAGACATCAATGTTTCACAAAGCAATGGGTTCACTACAAGGTGCTTTTGGGATTACTAAACCAGAAACCAGCGTACCTTCTTATCTTCCGAGGCCAGCAGCAGAATTACGAGAAAGGCATAAATTGCTTTTAACCGTTCAACAGATGGAAAAAGCATTGGAAAGTGGAAAAATTCCCACAAGTGCAGTTGTAATGAAATATGATCTTAGCGGCATTTTTATGGATATTAATGATAGTTTGCTATTTGCAAAAAAAAATGCCTTATTAACTTCTCAAGCGGAAAAACTTCTTCTTTCCCTTTCAGATATTTTAAGTTCAAAAAGTAACATTAATATTGATGTGCGAGGATTTACAGATGACACCCCGATACATACGCCCGAATTTTCATCTAATTGGGCATTATCAACTGCACGAGCTGTGGCAGTAGTAGAATTTCTACAAAAATACGGCAATATTGCACCAACTCGTTTGAGTGCAACAGGTTATGGTGAATACAGACCCCTTGTTCCGAATGATAATCCGGAAAATCGTGCTAAAAATAGACGAGTTCAACTTTATTTAAAACTGAGAATATAA